In a genomic window of Nodosilinea sp. E11:
- a CDS encoding glycosyltransferase family 2 protein has protein sequence MSAYFFSIVIPTYNRAEYLTRCLTALTQLDYPRDRVEVVVVDDGSAQSMASTIAPFRSTLNLTLLRQTNGGPARARNAGAAQAQGQYLVFTDDDCQPAPDWLQALEAQLQTQPQALVGGHTINALPDNLFSTASQVLIDYLYDYYNTHHQPSFFASNNFAMATEQFRRLGGFDTAFSLAAGEDREFCDRWLQHLLPMAYAPGMQVYHTHHLSLKRFWRQHFNYGRGAYCFHQVKARRQAGQVKVEPLRFYWQLLTYPLPQRPLGQGLALSGLLMLSQIANILGFFWERSQQASLATPQPIEAPPPSGTVG, from the coding sequence ATGTCAGCCTATTTCTTTTCGATTGTGATTCCCACCTACAACCGAGCTGAGTATTTGACCCGCTGTCTAACGGCCCTAACTCAGCTCGACTACCCGCGCGATCGCGTTGAGGTGGTGGTAGTAGACGACGGCAGCGCCCAATCTATGGCCTCTACCATAGCCCCTTTTAGAAGCACCCTTAATCTCACCCTGCTGCGTCAGACCAACGGCGGCCCCGCCCGCGCCCGCAATGCCGGGGCCGCCCAAGCTCAGGGCCAATACCTGGTCTTTACTGACGATGACTGCCAGCCCGCACCCGACTGGCTGCAAGCCCTAGAGGCCCAGCTGCAAACCCAGCCCCAGGCCCTCGTCGGCGGCCACACCATCAATGCCCTTCCTGACAATCTCTTTTCAACCGCCAGCCAGGTTTTAATCGACTACCTCTACGACTACTACAACACCCATCACCAGCCCAGCTTTTTTGCCTCCAACAACTTTGCCATGGCCACAGAGCAATTTCGGCGGTTGGGCGGGTTCGACACCGCCTTTTCCCTGGCTGCGGGGGAGGATCGCGAATTCTGCGATCGCTGGCTTCAGCATCTCTTGCCGATGGCCTACGCTCCGGGCATGCAGGTCTACCACACCCATCACCTGTCTCTCAAGCGGTTTTGGCGACAGCACTTTAACTACGGTCGAGGAGCCTACTGTTTCCACCAGGTTAAAGCTCGCCGCCAGGCAGGTCAGGTCAAGGTAGAGCCCCTGCGGTTTTACTGGCAGCTGCTCACCTATCCTCTTCCCCAGCGCCCCCTGGGCCAAGGCCTAGCGCTGTCGGGCCTGCTGATGTTGTCTCAAATAGCTAACATCCTGGGCTTTTTCTGGGAACGCAGTCAGCAGGCATCGCTGGCTACCCCACAGCCGATAGAGGCACCGCCACCGTCGGGAACGGTTGGCTAA
- a CDS encoding HAD family hydrolase gives MSLLPSWHLTPTRQAILDFVADVTNPRHPDFVDRASRIAVFDDDGTLWPDCPMSLQCYFLIDQIQALAPKTPAVANRQPFRALLEQDYVSLQTVSKPDLLALFDEIHAGLTPEECAALAQDWWGSAIHPHLGRPVGSCYFQPMQDLLAYLTEHGFVPYILTSGSLDFARVAAAVCYGLPPERVIGNSPRTRLKFCAERADLVNLASLGSIAPPEEAVNVLHRHLGRRPVLAAGNGLSDLAVLRYTASGPGRRLTLLINANLPSPIASVNPAPASLMRRSPPGVLPADLPRGGLMVEAERDFSQPFPTVAVPLSAVG, from the coding sequence ATGTCTCTACTGCCCTCTTGGCACTTAACCCCCACTCGGCAGGCCATTCTAGACTTTGTAGCCGATGTCACCAATCCCAGGCATCCCGATTTTGTCGATCGGGCCAGTCGCATTGCTGTGTTCGATGACGATGGCACCCTCTGGCCCGACTGCCCAATGTCATTGCAGTGCTACTTTTTGATCGATCAAATTCAAGCGCTGGCCCCTAAGACCCCGGCTGTCGCGAACCGACAGCCCTTTAGAGCCCTGCTAGAGCAAGATTATGTCAGCCTGCAAACGGTGAGCAAGCCAGATCTGCTAGCGCTATTTGACGAGATTCATGCCGGGCTGACGCCCGAAGAATGCGCAGCGTTAGCCCAAGACTGGTGGGGCAGCGCTATTCATCCTCATCTGGGTCGGCCTGTGGGGAGCTGTTACTTTCAACCCATGCAAGATTTGCTGGCCTACCTGACGGAGCACGGGTTTGTTCCCTATATTCTGACCTCTGGCAGTCTCGATTTTGCTCGGGTGGCAGCAGCAGTATGCTATGGACTGCCGCCTGAGCGGGTGATTGGCAACAGCCCCCGCACCCGTCTGAAGTTTTGTGCAGAGCGAGCTGATCTGGTCAATTTGGCGAGCCTGGGTAGTATTGCTCCGCCTGAGGAGGCAGTAAATGTCTTACACCGGCATCTGGGGCGGCGACCGGTGCTGGCGGCTGGGAATGGCCTCAGTGACTTGGCGGTGTTAAGGTACACCGCCAGCGGCCCAGGCCGTCGCTTGACGCTGCTGATCAATGCCAACCTGCCGTCCCCGATCGCCTCGGTAAACCCTGCCCCCGCTAGCTTAATGCGGCGATCGCCGCCGGGCGTGCTACCGGCAGATTTGCCCCGAGGTGGGCTGATGGTAGAGGCTGAGCGAGACTTTAGCCAACCGTTCCCGACGGTGGCGGTGCCTCTATCGGCTGTGGGGTAG
- a CDS encoding response regulator, whose amino-acid sequence MANRFALKPTSPVSQSSSVVRIHSAIASASAPARQLLLIDDEPDICCLVKDALGEFEGWQVTTCQNPSHLDAVNSPLWDAILLEVSVTRLGGFALVPALRANPLTRQSPIVLLTSQVMPRDYARFQQMAIAGVIPKPFDPVTLGRQIAVLLGWPEARGGC is encoded by the coding sequence ATGGCCAACCGATTTGCCCTAAAGCCTACGTCGCCGGTTTCACAGTCGAGCAGTGTGGTACGGATCCATAGCGCTATCGCTTCTGCCTCAGCTCCGGCTCGGCAACTGCTGTTGATTGATGATGAACCGGATATCTGCTGTTTGGTAAAAGATGCCCTGGGAGAATTTGAGGGCTGGCAGGTGACGACCTGTCAAAATCCTAGTCATCTCGATGCAGTTAACTCGCCGCTGTGGGATGCTATTTTGCTAGAGGTCTCGGTAACTCGGCTGGGGGGCTTTGCCTTAGTACCCGCCCTTCGTGCCAACCCGCTCACCCGCCAAAGCCCGATTGTGCTGTTGACGTCTCAGGTGATGCCCCGAGACTACGCCCGGTTTCAGCAGATGGCGATCGCGGGTGTGATTCCCAAGCCCTTTGACCCAGTTACCCTGGGCCGTCAGATCGCTGTGCTGTTGGGTTGGCCCGAGGCTAGGGGCGGTTGCTAG
- the psaK gene encoding photosystem I reaction center subunit PsaK → MEAGTLVFLPILAAVPHTPSWSPTVGAVMILCNILAIVIGRLTIKYPSAPPAMPSPSLFGNFGLPAVLATTSFGHLLGAGAILGLANLGVL, encoded by the coding sequence ATGGAGGCTGGTACATTGGTATTTTTACCTATTTTGGCGGCGGTTCCCCACACCCCTAGCTGGAGCCCCACGGTGGGAGCGGTCATGATCCTTTGCAATATTTTGGCCATTGTCATTGGCAGGCTCACGATCAAGTATCCTAGCGCTCCGCCAGCGATGCCCTCGCCCTCTCTGTTTGGTAATTTTGGTCTGCCCGCCGTGCTGGCTACCACTAGCTTTGGCCACTTGCTTGGTGCCGGGGCAATTTTGGGTCTGGCCAACTTGGGTGTGCTCTAG
- a CDS encoding cell division protein FtsQ/DivIB encodes MTRVSSLSRDELKTRRQTLRRRRRISISQALWRFWALTGLTATIFWGATRPVWLIESPAQINVSGNHLLSDETVQSLVPLAYPQPLMKVEPEILARQLRDRGPIVTAEVTRQLLPPRLNVRVQERVPVALVLPVGNADTTDAQYLQAGFLDAHGAWMPLASFGLGSASPQLPTLQLRGIQTQYQRYWPQIYETISNSPVTISEINWHDPNNLVLETALGTVYLGPYSPELEQQLATLDKMRNLPNQLSDTEVARIDLSNPEVPSVAVVDAPSPAARATSTNSGSTP; translated from the coding sequence ATGACCCGCGTTTCATCCCTTTCCCGCGACGAACTCAAGACTCGACGGCAAACCCTCCGCCGCCGCCGGCGAATTTCGATTAGCCAGGCGTTGTGGCGATTTTGGGCTTTGACGGGCCTCACGGCCACCATCTTTTGGGGAGCGACCCGCCCCGTGTGGCTGATCGAGAGCCCAGCTCAGATCAATGTCAGCGGCAACCACTTGCTCAGCGATGAGACCGTGCAGAGCCTGGTACCGCTGGCCTACCCGCAGCCCCTGATGAAGGTCGAGCCAGAAATCTTAGCTCGACAGCTGCGCGATCGCGGCCCGATTGTGACGGCCGAAGTCACCCGGCAGTTGCTGCCGCCCCGCCTCAATGTACGGGTGCAGGAGCGCGTACCCGTGGCACTGGTGCTGCCCGTCGGCAATGCCGACACCACCGATGCTCAATATCTTCAGGCTGGGTTTCTCGATGCCCACGGGGCCTGGATGCCCCTGGCTAGCTTTGGCCTAGGCAGCGCCTCTCCACAACTACCGACTTTGCAACTGCGGGGCATTCAGACCCAGTACCAACGCTACTGGCCCCAAATCTACGAGACCATCAGCAACAGCCCCGTCACCATTAGCGAAATTAACTGGCACGACCCCAATAACCTGGTGCTCGAAACCGCGTTGGGCACCGTCTACCTAGGCCCCTACAGCCCAGAGCTAGAGCAACAGCTGGCCACCCTCGACAAAATGCGCAACCTCCCCAACCAGCTCTCTGACACCGAGGTGGCCCGCATTGACCTCAGCAACCCTGAGGTGCCGTCGGTCGCCGTAGTAGACGCTCCTAGCCCAGCAGCCCGAGCAACATCAACCAATTCAGGATCCACTCCTTGA
- the ftsZ gene encoding cell division protein FtsZ, which produces MLPDDPHGNGAGHSDAGYEAYSSHQAESATSDPRSSADAVTAFASPSNPFSHGELNSSQPHNARAMPGETYTNNSALPSSVARIKVIGVGGGGCNAVNRMISSGLAGIEFWSVNTDAQALDNTTMTNSLHIGQKLTRGLGAGGNPAIGQKAAEESREEIAAALEESDLVFITAGMGGGTGTGAAPIVAEVAKEAGALTVGVVTRPFTFEGRRRMNQADEGIAALQGRVDTLIIIPNDKLLSVISEQTPVQEAFRTADDILRQGVQGISDIITIPGLVNVDFADVRAIMADAGTALMGIGMGSGKSRAREAAIAAISSPLLESSIDGASGAVFNVTGGSDLTLHEVNAAAEIIYEGVDPNANIIFGAVIDERMQGEVCITVIATGFNTRAGAQPEIEVARVTPFKRTLAAPPITPPASSGGSGGLGAGLDIPEFLQRRRPNNNR; this is translated from the coding sequence ATGCTTCCTGACGATCCCCACGGCAATGGTGCTGGCCACAGCGATGCTGGCTACGAGGCTTACTCATCTCACCAAGCTGAGTCTGCGACCTCGGATCCGCGTTCGTCGGCTGATGCTGTGACCGCCTTCGCTAGCCCGTCTAACCCATTTAGCCACGGCGAGCTTAACTCCAGTCAACCCCATAATGCCAGAGCTATGCCCGGAGAAACGTACACCAATAACTCGGCTTTGCCCAGCAGCGTCGCCCGCATTAAGGTAATTGGGGTCGGTGGTGGCGGCTGTAACGCCGTCAACCGCATGATTAGCAGCGGCCTCGCCGGGATTGAGTTCTGGTCAGTTAACACTGATGCCCAGGCCCTCGACAACACCACCATGACCAACAGCCTGCACATTGGTCAAAAGTTGACCCGTGGGCTAGGGGCGGGGGGCAACCCTGCTATCGGCCAGAAAGCCGCCGAAGAGTCGCGCGAAGAAATTGCCGCCGCCCTAGAAGAATCTGATCTAGTCTTTATCACCGCTGGTATGGGGGGCGGTACCGGTACGGGGGCTGCCCCCATTGTGGCAGAGGTAGCGAAGGAAGCCGGTGCCCTTACCGTAGGTGTGGTCACACGCCCTTTCACCTTTGAGGGACGCCGCCGCATGAACCAGGCCGACGAGGGCATTGCCGCCCTCCAGGGCCGAGTCGATACGCTGATTATCATCCCCAACGACAAGCTACTTTCGGTGATCTCTGAGCAGACCCCCGTGCAGGAAGCCTTCCGCACCGCCGACGACATTTTGCGCCAGGGGGTGCAGGGCATTTCTGACATCATTACCATCCCCGGCTTAGTCAACGTCGACTTTGCCGACGTGCGCGCCATTATGGCCGATGCGGGTACGGCGCTGATGGGCATTGGTATGGGATCGGGCAAGTCGCGGGCGCGGGAAGCGGCGATCGCAGCGATCTCCTCTCCCCTACTCGAATCCTCCATCGACGGTGCCTCTGGGGCAGTGTTTAACGTCACGGGCGGATCCGATCTTACCCTGCATGAAGTCAATGCCGCTGCCGAGATCATCTACGAAGGGGTTGATCCCAACGCCAACATTATCTTTGGGGCCGTGATCGACGAGCGCATGCAGGGTGAGGTGTGCATCACCGTGATTGCCACCGGCTTTAACACTCGTGCCGGGGCTCAGCCCGAGATCGAGGTGGCCCGCGTTACCCCCTTTAAACGCACCCTGGCGGCTCCTCCCATTACCCCTCCGGCTAGCAGTGGGGGGAGTGGCGGGTTGGGAGCCGGGCTCGACATTCCCGAATTTTTGCAGCGGCGGCGACCCAACAACAACCGTTAG
- the thiD gene encoding bifunctional hydroxymethylpyrimidine kinase/phosphomethylpyrimidine kinase translates to MTLPPSWPAALTIAGSDSGGGAGIQADLRTFAFHRIHGTSVLTCVTAQNTLGVTRVDALSPEAVIAQLDAVTGDIAVQGIKTGMLLNEAIIQAVATALKSLPSNIPLVVDPVMVSRTGAQLIDDGAIATLTRRLIPQACILTPNRYEAQLLSGLDIATLADMEAAARKIHQLGPQAVLVKGGGMTADLRSTDIWYDGREVVVLEAEVVETKHTHGTGCTLSAAIAANLALGKDPLTAVQAAKDYVTSALNHALAIGQGQGPVGHFFPLLNE, encoded by the coding sequence ATGACCCTGCCGCCCTCATGGCCTGCGGCCCTCACCATCGCTGGCTCAGACAGTGGGGGTGGGGCTGGTATTCAGGCCGATCTACGAACCTTTGCCTTCCACCGAATTCACGGCACCAGCGTGCTGACCTGTGTTACCGCCCAAAATACGTTGGGGGTCACGCGGGTCGATGCGCTGTCGCCTGAAGCCGTCATCGCCCAGCTCGATGCGGTGACCGGCGACATTGCCGTGCAGGGTATCAAGACCGGCATGCTGCTGAATGAAGCCATTATTCAGGCAGTGGCTACAGCCCTAAAATCCCTGCCCAGCAACATTCCGCTAGTGGTCGACCCAGTGATGGTGTCGCGTACTGGGGCACAGCTGATTGACGATGGCGCGATCGCCACTCTCACCCGCCGCCTGATTCCCCAGGCCTGCATTCTCACCCCCAACCGCTACGAGGCCCAGCTGCTCAGCGGCTTAGACATTGCGACCTTGGCCGATATGGAAGCGGCCGCCCGCAAAATCCATCAGCTCGGCCCCCAGGCCGTCTTGGTGAAAGGCGGCGGCATGACCGCTGACTTACGCAGTACCGATATCTGGTATGACGGGCGCGAGGTCGTAGTGCTAGAGGCAGAAGTGGTAGAAACCAAGCACACCCACGGCACCGGCTGCACGCTGTCGGCGGCGATCGCCGCTAACCTAGCCTTGGGAAAAGACCCCCTCACTGCCGTCCAAGCCGCCAAAGACTACGTGACCAGCGCCCTCAACCATGCTCTGGCCATTGGCCAAGGCCAAGGCCCGGTGGGTCATTTCTTCCCGCTTCTAAACGAGTAG
- a CDS encoding HD domain-containing protein: protein MTNQRLQQQIAFVIEIDRLKQVLRQTVLMDASRRENSAEHSWHLAMMTLVLAEYAPAEVDIQRAIHQVLIHDLVEIDAGDTFCYDAAGHDDKVEREQRAAERIFGLLPAPIGQDLRQLWDEFEAQATPTARFAASIDRIQPLLHNWQTQGGTWKQHSISRAQVMQRMAPVEKGAPELWPLVVEVIEESVAKGYLTA, encoded by the coding sequence ATGACCAACCAACGACTCCAGCAACAAATCGCCTTTGTGATCGAAATCGATCGCCTCAAACAAGTTTTGCGCCAGACCGTATTGATGGATGCTAGCCGCCGAGAAAACAGCGCCGAGCATTCCTGGCACCTGGCGATGATGACCCTAGTGCTGGCAGAATATGCCCCCGCCGAGGTGGATATCCAGCGGGCGATCCACCAGGTGCTAATTCATGACCTGGTAGAAATCGACGCGGGCGATACCTTCTGCTACGACGCTGCCGGGCATGACGACAAGGTCGAGCGGGAGCAACGGGCCGCCGAGCGCATCTTTGGCCTGCTGCCTGCGCCCATTGGCCAAGACCTGCGCCAACTGTGGGATGAGTTTGAGGCCCAGGCGACCCCCACCGCCCGTTTCGCGGCCTCGATCGATCGCATTCAGCCCTTGCTGCACAACTGGCAGACCCAGGGCGGCACCTGGAAACAGCACAGCATTAGCCGCGCCCAGGTGATGCAGCGCATGGCCCCAGTAGAGAAAGGAGCCCCAGAGCTGTGGCCTTTAGTGGTGGAGGTGATTGAAGAGTCTGTCGCGAAGGGGTATTTGACGGCATGA
- a CDS encoding YifB family Mg chelatase-like AAA ATPase: protein MLARVWSAALVGIDALKVGVEVDISGGLPGVVVVGLPDTAVQESRERVKAALKNAGFPFPMRKVVINLTPADLRKEGPIFDLPISVGILAASEQVNTDALNDLLFLGEVSLDGSLRPVAGVLPIAAAAQKLGIRGLVVPTDNGREAAVVPGLTVYSFSHLSEVADFLNHPSGHTPVAVDTTLAMSAAPNALDLRDVKGQAQARRALEIAAAGGHNLIFVGPPGSGKTMLARRLPSILPPLQFEEALDVTQIHSVAGLLKEKGTLVNTRPFRSPHHSASGPSLVGGGSYPKPGEISLAHRGILFLDELTEFKRDVLEYLRQPLEDGYVTITRTRQSVVFPAQFTLIASTNPCPCGFYGDSVQPCTCSPRSRENYWSRLSGPLMDRIDLQVVVSRIKPEEMTQHQPGEASEPVRDRVQAARQRAHDRFKTEPALQCNADMQSRHLKHWCPLDDSIKTLLEGAVRKLGLSARAMDRILKVGRTIADLDGADDLQTHHIAEAIQYRTIDRMQ, encoded by the coding sequence ATGCTGGCAAGGGTCTGGAGCGCAGCGCTGGTGGGCATCGACGCCCTCAAAGTCGGGGTCGAAGTCGATATCTCGGGCGGTCTGCCCGGTGTGGTCGTCGTTGGCCTACCCGACACCGCCGTGCAAGAGTCCCGCGAGCGGGTCAAAGCCGCGCTCAAAAATGCGGGCTTCCCCTTCCCCATGCGCAAGGTGGTAATCAACCTTACCCCCGCCGACCTGCGCAAAGAAGGCCCCATTTTTGATTTGCCCATCAGCGTTGGCATTCTCGCCGCCTCCGAGCAGGTGAATACCGACGCCCTCAACGACCTGCTGTTTCTCGGCGAAGTCTCGTTAGACGGTAGTTTGAGGCCCGTGGCCGGGGTGCTGCCGATCGCCGCCGCCGCTCAAAAACTGGGCATTCGCGGTCTGGTGGTGCCCACCGACAATGGCCGCGAGGCCGCTGTGGTACCGGGGCTAACGGTCTACAGCTTTAGCCACCTGTCCGAGGTGGCCGATTTCCTCAACCATCCCTCCGGCCATACCCCTGTGGCGGTCGACACCACCCTGGCGATGAGTGCTGCCCCCAACGCGCTAGATCTGCGGGATGTGAAAGGCCAGGCCCAGGCCCGCCGAGCGCTAGAGATCGCCGCAGCGGGCGGGCACAATTTGATATTCGTCGGTCCACCAGGCAGCGGCAAAACTATGCTGGCCCGCCGCCTGCCCTCCATTCTGCCGCCGCTACAGTTTGAAGAAGCCCTAGATGTGACGCAGATTCACTCGGTTGCGGGATTGCTGAAAGAAAAAGGCACCCTGGTCAACACTCGCCCCTTTCGCAGCCCCCACCACTCGGCCTCTGGCCCCTCTCTAGTCGGCGGCGGCAGTTATCCCAAGCCTGGGGAAATCTCTCTGGCCCACCGTGGGATCCTTTTTCTCGATGAACTGACGGAATTTAAGCGCGATGTGCTGGAGTACCTGCGTCAGCCCCTCGAAGACGGCTACGTCACCATTACCCGCACCCGTCAGTCCGTTGTCTTCCCCGCCCAGTTTACGCTGATTGCCAGCACCAACCCCTGCCCCTGTGGGTTCTATGGCGACTCGGTGCAACCCTGCACCTGTAGCCCCCGCAGCCGCGAAAACTACTGGTCGCGCCTCTCTGGCCCCCTGATGGATCGGATTGATTTGCAGGTGGTAGTCAGCCGCATCAAGCCCGAAGAAATGACCCAACACCAACCGGGGGAAGCCTCGGAACCGGTGCGCGATCGCGTCCAAGCCGCCCGCCAGCGTGCCCACGATCGCTTCAAAACCGAGCCCGCTCTGCAATGCAACGCCGATATGCAGAGCCGCCACCTCAAACACTGGTGCCCCCTCGACGACTCGATCAAAACGCTGCTAGAAGGGGCCGTTCGCAAGCTAGGCCTCTCGGCCCGCGCTATGGATCGCATTCTCAAAGTGGGCCGCACCATCGCCGACCTGGATGGTGCTGACGATTTGCAAACCCACCACATTGCCGAAGCGATCCAGTACCGCACCATCGATCGCATGCAGTGA
- a CDS encoding NAD(P)H-quinone oxidoreductase subunit 4: MVIEQFPWLTVIVLLPLLAALFIPVIPDKSGKTVRWYALGVGAADFILMSYTFWRHYDASQATFQLAEKVVWLPQLGLSWALSVDGISAPLVLLAGLVTTLSMFAAWRVDRRSRLFYTLMLILYAAQVGVFLAQDLMLFFIMWEVELVPVYLLVSIWGGQNRDYAATKFLMYTALSSIFILVAALGMGLYGDTLTFDIAELGRKQFPLGLELFLYAGLLVSFGVKLAIFPFHTWLPDTHGEASTPVSMILAGVLLKMGGYGLIRFNLELLPHAHVYFAPLLVILGGVNIVYGALNSFAQTNMKRRLAYSSISHMGFVLLGIASYTDLGVSGAMLQMLSHGLIASVLFFLAGVTYDRSRTMMMNQLGGLGQAMPTVFALFTMGTMASLALPGMSGFAGELEVFVGLATTDIYGSVFRSVAVFLAAVGLILTPIYLLSMVRQVFHGASADQMCDLVPACDLDDLDLKAQGNQEANCFGTDCILPEEAEFRDASAREIFIAVCFLGLIIAIGCYPKMATQMYDVKAMAVNSQVLTAYHETYPDALQRLAQGRWNSAISAAQSVDVLGVVK, translated from the coding sequence ATCGTGATAGAACAGTTCCCCTGGCTGACCGTGATCGTGCTATTGCCGTTGTTAGCCGCATTATTCATTCCTGTGATCCCTGATAAAAGCGGCAAGACTGTCCGCTGGTATGCATTGGGGGTTGGCGCGGCTGATTTTATTCTGATGTCCTACACCTTTTGGCGGCATTACGACGCGAGCCAGGCGACATTCCAACTGGCGGAAAAGGTGGTTTGGTTACCGCAGTTAGGCTTGAGTTGGGCGCTGTCGGTAGATGGTATTTCGGCTCCGCTAGTGCTGTTAGCGGGCTTGGTGACGACGCTGTCGATGTTTGCCGCCTGGCGGGTGGATCGGCGATCGCGCCTGTTTTATACACTGATGTTGATTCTGTATGCGGCCCAGGTAGGGGTGTTTTTAGCCCAAGACCTGATGCTGTTCTTCATCATGTGGGAAGTGGAACTGGTGCCAGTCTATCTGCTGGTGTCCATTTGGGGTGGGCAAAATCGGGACTATGCAGCGACGAAGTTCTTGATGTATACGGCCCTGTCTTCGATTTTCATTTTGGTGGCAGCCCTAGGGATGGGACTCTATGGTGATACGCTCACCTTTGATATTGCTGAACTAGGGAGAAAGCAGTTTCCCTTAGGGCTGGAATTGTTTTTGTATGCTGGACTGCTGGTGTCCTTTGGGGTCAAGTTGGCAATTTTCCCCTTTCATACTTGGCTACCAGACACCCATGGCGAAGCTTCTACTCCTGTATCCATGATTTTGGCAGGAGTATTACTGAAAATGGGGGGGTATGGGCTGATCCGGTTTAACCTGGAACTATTGCCCCATGCCCATGTGTATTTTGCGCCGCTGTTGGTGATTTTAGGGGGAGTCAACATCGTCTATGGGGCGCTAAACTCCTTTGCGCAGACCAATATGAAGCGGCGGTTGGCCTATTCTTCAATTTCCCACATGGGGTTTGTCCTACTGGGGATTGCTTCCTATACCGATTTGGGTGTGAGTGGGGCGATGCTGCAAATGCTGTCCCACGGGCTGATTGCGTCGGTGTTATTTTTCTTGGCAGGCGTTACCTACGATCGCTCCCGCACGATGATGATGAATCAGTTGGGTGGGTTGGGGCAGGCAATGCCCACGGTGTTTGCTCTGTTCACCATGGGGACAATGGCATCCTTGGCTTTGCCCGGAATGAGTGGGTTTGCTGGAGAACTGGAGGTCTTTGTCGGCTTGGCCACAACGGACATCTATGGTTCGGTCTTTCGCTCGGTAGCCGTTTTTCTGGCAGCAGTAGGGTTGATTCTGACACCGATCTATCTGCTGTCGATGGTGCGGCAGGTGTTTCATGGGGCCAGTGCCGATCAAATGTGTGACCTGGTGCCTGCCTGTGATCTCGATGATCTAGATCTGAAGGCCCAGGGTAACCAAGAGGCGAACTGTTTTGGCACTGACTGCATCTTGCCAGAGGAGGCAGAGTTTAGGGATGCCAGTGCCCGGGAGATTTTCATCGCGGTTTGTTTTCTGGGGCTGATTATTGCGATCGGGTGTTATCCCAAGATGGCGACCCAGATGTATGACGTGAAAGCGATGGCGGTCAATTCCCAGGTGCTGACGGCGTATCATGAGACCTATCCAGATGCGTTGCAGCGCTTGGCGCAGGGGCGATGGAATTCGGCGATCTCAGCGGCTCAATCTGTGGATGTCTTGGGTGTTGTCAAATAA
- a CDS encoding FAD/NAD(P)-binding protein, translating to MYLDASNGYPSQIFEAHNQPGGLCTAWQRQGYTFDAGIHYIFGTGEGQPFYELWHELGAFEGTEFTNQTECDRRAPVGWVSLDQPNLLTAVGDRQR from the coding sequence ATGTATCTAGATGCATCTAACGGTTACCCCAGCCAAATTTTTGAAGCCCACAACCAGCCGGGGGGGCTGTGCACCGCGTGGCAGCGCCAAGGCTACACCTTTGATGCAGGCATTCACTACATCTTTGGCACCGGCGAGGGGCAGCCCTTCTACGAACTGTGGCACGAGTTGGGAGCCTTTGAGGGTACCGAGTTTACCAACCAGACCGAGTGCGATCGCAGAGCTCCTGTAGGTTGGGTTTCCCTAGATCAACCCAACTTACTAACTGCGGTGGGTGATAGGCAACGTTAG